The Syntrophaceae bacterium DNA segment TGCTACGGACTCCTCATCGACCTGGAATATTACGGCATCATCGCGGTCGAAGAATACGTACATCTCCAGTTCTATGAGCATCGTCCAGGATACGTCTTCACCCGGATCGTGACCTACATCCTGTCCTTCTACGTGATCGCCTTCCTGGCGAGCTTCGTCGTGGAGCGGGAGCGCCGGACCCAGACCCTGCTGGCGGAAAAGGAATCGGCCTTCGATCAGCTTGACCTGCTCCACCGGAGCATCATCGAATCGGTGGACGCCGGGATCGTGACCATGAACCTCCAGCAGCAGGTAAAGTCTTTTAACCGGGCGGCCGCACAGATCACGGGTTTTCATTACCGGGATGTGGAGAACCGGAACATCAACGAGGTATTCCCCGGCTTTTCCCGTGCCGCCGGCCTTACGGAAAACCGCGCCGTCAACGGATATCCCCGCAGCCGCTTCGAGATGCCCTTCCGGGGGAAGGGCGGGGAGCAGATGATCCTGGGATATGCCGTTTCAGCCCTGAAGGACAAGAGAGATCGCAGGATCGGCCATATCCTCATTTTCCAGGACCTGACGGCGATCAAGCAGATGGAGGAATCCGTCGAGAAGAGCCGCCGGTTGGCCTTTATCGGCGAAATGGCCGCCGGGCTGGCTCACGAGATCCGGAACCCGCTGGCCTCCATCTCCGGTTCCATCCAGGTGCTCAAGGACGGTCTCGTCCTTCCGGATGCGGACCATCGGCTGATGCAGATCATCCTGCGGGGACGGGAGCAGCTCGAGAACGTCGTCCGGGATTTTCTCCTCCTGGCGCGCCCGAGTTCAGGGCATCCGGAGTCTTTCGACCCCCGGCAGGTGATTGAAGACGTCATCGAATCGCTGCGCTATGTAACGGACTGGAACGAAGGCATCCAGGTCGCCCGGCATTTCCGGCATTTCGGCAACATCTCGGCCAATCGGACGGAATTCCGGCAGGTCCTCT contains these protein-coding regions:
- a CDS encoding PAS domain S-box protein, with the protein product MTEPLALRDESTPTRLRILMLSRLLITTLLLAMYLYLQFRERDLLPEISTAGFGTVIFAGYALSAAYAIFHHFHTEARLNVYLQSLGDVLLVTGLVHVTGGVVSVYAVFFPLIVIYSVFFLGRGGGMIIASGCSVCYGLLIDLEYYGIIAVEEYVHLQFYEHRPGYVFTRIVTYILSFYVIAFLASFVVERERRTQTLLAEKESAFDQLDLLHRSIIESVDAGIVTMNLQQQVKSFNRAAAQITGFHYRDVENRNINEVFPGFSRAAGLTENRAVNGYPRSRFEMPFRGKGGEQMILGYAVSALKDKRDRRIGHILIFQDLTAIKQMEESVEKSRRLAFIGEMAAGLAHEIRNPLASISGSIQVLKDGLVLPDADHRLMQIILRGREQLENVVRDFLLLARPSSGHPESFDPRQVIEDVIESLRYVTDWNEGIQVARHFRHFGNISANRTEFRQVLWNLLLNAVQAMPEGGTLTVETDMAETADGKRFLQLRISDSGPGIDSSDLEKIFEPFYTTKERGTGLGLAIVNRIVEGMEGRIDVETHPERGTTFRIRLPLLENGTVSP